The genomic interval GAGGTGCTCGGGTGGTTCCAGCAGCTCTACGGTCGTTTCGAGGAGCTCGAGGGGCCCATTCGAGCGCTCATCGAGCACCATCGGCAGCGCGCGCTGATGCTCACGCCGGACGAGACGTCCGTCTTGACCCGCCTCGAGTCCCTCACGCAGAAACAACCCGACGATCCCTTCGCCCAGACCCACGTGGGCAAGCCGTCCTGAGCCTCGCTCGTCGGAGTCGGCGGGGAGGCTTCGAGCCACCGTGTCGATGACCCTCGGCCCCGTCGATACGTCGCTCGCTTGCCGCGCTCGCCCGAACAGGGTTAAACCTGCGTTTGGGAACGTGATACCGGTGCGAAACGCCCAGCGACCAGTGACTTTCGCGCCTCTCCCGGCTCGTGCGTCCTCCCGTGGGCAGCGCGTCGGCTCGGAGGGCGTGTGAGGTTCCGGCTGCGGTACTTGCACCACGACGTGGAGCTCGCGGAGGGCGAGTTCGCCGTGGGGCGGAGCGCGACCTGCCAGCTCTCGCTCGACGACCCGCTGGTCTCGCGGCGGCACGCCGTCTTCCACGTGAGCGAGTCCCACGTGACGATCGAGGATCTCGGCAGCCGAAATGGCGTGATCGTGAACGGCGCGCGCGTCGAGGGGACGACGGACCTCGCCGTGGGCGATCGGGTCCTCATCGGCTCGCAGGAGCTTACTTTGCTCGCGACGCGCGAGGGCGGCCCGTCGACCCGATCGCCTGCCACGAAGAACACGGTCTCGCGCATGACGCCGAGCTCCGGCGTGCAGATGCCTCGCATGGAGGACGCCGAGCCGAGCATGGTGAGGCGGGTCGATCAGTTCAAGCTGCTCGGCAGCGTGGCCGAAAAAGCGCTCGCGCTCGGCCGGGCCGGGGAGGCCGAGCGGCTGCTCGCGTCGGTCCTCGCCGACGTGATCGAGGCGTCACGCGCGGGGCGCCCCTTGCCGGTGTCGCTCGTCGATCAAGCCGCCAAGTTCTCCGCGCGGCTCGCGACCTCGACGGGCAAGGGCGGCTGGGCCGACTACGTGATCGAGCTCTACGCGGCCCAAAATCGCCCGCCACCGGCCGCGGTCATCGACGAGCTCTACAACGCGATGAACAAGGTCACGGCCGTCGACGTCGCGCGCCTTCGGGACTTCGTGGTCCAGATTCAGGGGCGCTCGGCGAGCCTTGGGCCTGCGGATCGTTTTCTGCTTCAGCGCCTCGAAGGACTCGAGCGGCGGGCCCGATCGCTCCGGGGCTAGGGGGCGCTCCAGGATCTTTGCGCGTCTGCCAGGCGAGGTTCGCCTCCGCCGCGCCACGCATCGCCCGGGCGAGCTCGTCGTCGCCCACCGTGGCGATGAGCGCGGCGAGCCCGTCCGGTAGGGGCGCCGTCTTCGGGACCTTGCGTCGAGCCCGCCGCTCCGGGGGCCGATCGATTTCAATGGATCCTACACGGAATCGAAGGCGGATCGCAGGAACGCCGAGCGAGACGAGCCGGCGCAGCACGTCGGTCGAGAGCATGGAGAGCTCGTTCGACCACACGTGCGTCGCGACCAAGACGAGCAGCTCGCCGTTCTCGAGGCGGAGGGGAACGGTGCGCTCGGCGATGCGCGCGCCCACGGCTCGCACCCACAGCTCGCGCGCGAAAGGCGGTTTTTGCCGGGCGAATCGCGCCTCGCCCGAGCGATCGAGGATGGTGTCGAGGTTCTCGGGGGCCGAGAGGGAACGCCGCCGGCGCGCGCGCACGTTCAACGCACGCCCCCTGGCCGCCGTAGCTCGAGCGACCTGCCGCGGGCAGCCGGCTCGACGATCGCGCCCCGACGGTCGGCCACTCCCGCGCGCACGTAGCCCGCGTCGTAGCGGAGAGCGTAGGGCGCTTCGGGGCGGGCCGCGGTGCTTCCGTCGACGGCGACGTACACGGTGACGGGCCGCTCGCGACCGCGCTCGGGGGAGGGCTTCGTGGGGCCCTTTTGGGCCTCCCGGCAGCGCGTCGCGACCGACCCCGACGAGTCGTGCGCGGCGCAGCGCTCGAGGAGCTGGCGATCGTCGGGCGTGGCCGAGCGGGCGAGGATCTCGGCGGCGAGGGCCCGCGCGTCGTCGGAGGCGTCTTCCTTCAAGATGGCGCGTACGCGCCCGAGGTCGGGGCACACGGCGGCGTTCTCGACGAGACCCGCGAGCGCGTTCTCGCGCACGGGGCTGCGTGTGTCGTCCAAGAGAGGGCAGAAGAGGGCGGCCACGCGATCCGGGCGCCCGGCGAAGGCCTTCACCGCGAGGCGACCGAGCGAAGCGACGACGTTCTGCGCGAGATCGGGCTCGGGCGACCCGCTGGCACGGCGGAGCGCGTCGACCGCGGCCGGATTGTCGGAGGTTCCGAGCGCCCAGGCCGCTTGGGCTCGCACGGTGGCGTCGGGATCTCCGAGCGCGCGCACGAGGGCGTCGAACGCCGGCGGGGAGGACGCCGAGCGTTTCGCGAGGGCGGCGACGGCCGTTCGTCGGTCCTCCGCAGGGGTCGGCGGCTTGGTGCGGGAGACGAGGCGCTCGACGGCCTGGGACAGCGGAGCGCGTGAGAGCACCTCGAGGATGGCGTCGCGTTCGGGCCCGGCCGACAGATCGAGCAGAGCACCGAGACGCACCACGGAGGCCTCGTCGGCGGCGCGTTCCATGATCCCGGCGAGCGCGTGAAACGCGGCGAACCGGTCCGTCTCGCGCGCCCCCTCCAGGCGCCCGAGGAGGGAGTCACGTGTGCGGGGACCTCCCACATTTCCGAGGGTCAAAGCGGCGTGGAAGCGGACGTCGCGGGCCTTGTCGTCGAGCGCTTCCGACACGATCTCTTCGACGGTCTTCGTGCTCCCGGTCGGCTTCTCCGAGGCGGCGCGTTGGCCGATCGCACCGATCGCGTCGAGCGCTCCGATGCGAAGCGCGGCGTCCTTGCTGGAGAGGAGCGAGCCGAGGACCGAGGCGGCGCGCGGGGCTCCCGTACGACCGAGCAGCTCGACGAGCGCGATGCGCTCGGGTGGCGTGAGGCGCGCCTCGCGGAGGGCGGCTGCCAGCGGCTCTACGGCTCGGCCGTCAGGGCGCTCGGGGTCGAGGAGGATCGAAGCCGTGCGCAGCGCCTCGGCACGCGCGAGAGGGCTCTCGTCGGCGACGAACTCGAGCACGACGGCGATCGAGCGGTCCGTCCCGGCGCCGGAGAGCGCTCGCAGCGCCGCAGCGAGCGGGACCGTGCCTCGTCGAAGCGCCGTGACGATGTCGCCCTCGGCACCTTTGGCGCCGAGGAGCCCGAGCACGACGGCGGCGCTCGTGGCAGCCCCCGCGCTCGGTGCGCGGTCGAGCAGCGGCCGCAGCGACGGTTCGACGCGCGGTCCGACCGCGACCAGGGCGTCGCGCACGGCCGTGCGCTCGAGGGAGGTCGAGGCGTCGTCGCCCGTGCCGAGCTTCGCGACGAGCGCGCCGATCGCGGCCGGGGTGCCGATGCGCCCGAGCGCGGCGAACGCCCCCTGTCTCACGGGGCCCGAGCGATCTCCGAGGAGCGAGGCGATCGCGTCGACGGCCCCGTCGCCCTTGAGCCCTCCGAGGGCCGCGAGCGCCTCGATGCGGACCTCTTGGTTCGCGTCACGGAGGGCGACCACGAGCGCTTGGACGGCCCGTGCATCGCCGAGGCCACCGAGGGCGCGCGCGACGGCCTGCCGCACCTCGGGGACCGAGTCTTGGATCTTTCCGACGAGGGGCACCACGGCACGCGCATCGCCGAGTCGCGCGAGGGACCGTGCGACCTGCGCTCGGACCGGAGGGCTCGGGTCGTCCAGCTTTCCGAGCAGCGGAGCCACCGCCTCGGCGCTCGCGGAGGCGCCGAGGGCGTCGGCCGCGGCCGCGCGCACTTGGGGGTCGGCGTCGCCGAGCGCACGACCGAGCTGCGGGATCGCCTTCGCCGACGGCGAGATCTTGATCATCTCGCACGCCGAAAGGCGCAGGCGTGCCTCGCGTTCGCCGAGCCACGGGAGCATGGCCTCCGCCGCCGCCGCGAGGCGCAGCGTCATGGCTGCCTGGGCCGCCGCGAGCCGCACGTCGAGGTCCGGATCCTCGAGGGTGCGCAGCACGAGCGGCGTGGCTCGCTCGCGCCCGAGGCTCGGGAGATCGCGCGCTGCGGCTCGCCGCGTCGACGGATCTTGCGCCTTGAGCTGGCGTTCGACCCGCTCGGGCACGTCGGGCCACACGAGGGCGTGGGCCGGTGCCGCGAGCGAGACGAGAGCGGCCGCCACGGAGGCTCGACCGACGAGACGAAGCAGGTCTTTCCTCACGTCTCCACGATACCGTCGTGGCCGCCTTCTCCCAAGCCTTCTCGGGGCTCGATCAAAGGAGGCCGCTCCGCCTCCGCGCGAAGAGGCTGGCGCCGAGCGTGGCGGCGGCGACGAGCGAGAGGAGCCACGCGGGGGCGATGGGCGTCACGTGCCGCTCGGAGGCGACGACCGTGGGCTTGGGGAGCGGCAGCTCGATCGGGCCATCTCCATGAAAATACGAGCCTTTCGATGCCTTCGCCAGACGCTCGAGGCGCGCCGGATCGGGGCGCGAGTCCGCCCACTCTTCGCCGCCGACCTCGCAGGCGAAGTCCCGACGGGTGGCCGGACCGCCCGCGATGCGCGCCCGCGCCGTGTAGCCCCCCGGCGCGAGGGCAGGGAGGGCGACGTCGACCGTGCGAGAAGGGCCATCGGGTCTCGCGGTGACGACGATCGGCTTCTCTTCGGTGCCGAGCTTGACGATCTCGACCTTCGTCTCACCTCCGGCCACGTGGGGCGCGTGGACACGCAGCTTCCCCGGCCGCCCGGCCACACACGCCCCGACGAGCTCGAGCTGCGCCGGCTCGTACCTCGGGTCGCGCATGAGCCACCCGAGCAGGCCGTCCCAGAGGGCTCCGTAGCCCCGCCCGCTCGTGCGAGCGCCGAGCTCCGAGAATTGGAGCTGCCAGGCGCCGTCGAGCCCGAGCGCGATCGAGCGACCGTTGCCTGGCTCTCCGAGGGCGAGGAGCGGCATCGGGGCGCCGCGGGAGGTCGTGCGACCCGGGTGCACCCAGAGGGCGGTCGAGCCAGGGCGCAGGTCGCCGAGGACGTTCGCTCCCGGCATCTCCGGGAGCTCTTCGCCGAGGAGCGCGCGGAGCGGGCCGAGGAGGGGCGCCTTCCGACCCTCGTCCGAATAGGCTGGGACCACGCGCGCCTGGTCGGCCATGGTCGCCCCGCGGCCACCGTCGAGCACGACCGGGAGCACTTCGGCGAGCGGCGTGTCCGCGTACCCACCCGCGACGAAGGAGTTCGGCCCGCCGACCATGACGAGGCCTCCGCCCGCCCTCACGTACTTCGCGAGCGCGGGCAGGTGTTTCTCCATCCCGTAGGGCTGTGCGTCGAAGTCTTGGAGGACGACGGCGTCGAACGAGGGGAGGTGCTCCGAGAAGAGCTCGTCGACGGGGAAGGGGATGAGCGCGAGCTCGTCGTTCGCGGCTTGGGGGTTGTCGGTCGGCGTGCGCAAGATGAAGAATGCGACGAGGTCGACGGAGGCGTCGCCCTTCAACCATTGGCGTAGCGCTCGGACGTCGTTCGTCGGGCGGCCGGCCACGTGGAGTACACGAATGCGCTCTCGAGCCACGTGGAACGTCAGGAAACGTTTGTCATTTTCGGGGATCTCGTCGCCCTCGGGGGACTGGATCGCGACCTCGAGCACGCGTGGGCCCGCGCGCTCGAACGTGACGGTCAGGTCGAGCTTCGCCTTCCCGTCGCGGATCGTGGCGATCCCCGAGCCGAGCACGGCCGGGGGGCCTTCCTCGCGGAGCTCACGCGCGACCACCGTGAGCTCGCCGCACGAGATCCCGCCGTCGCACCCCACCTCGACCGAGAGGGGCAGCGGGACGTGCGCGACGGCACCGGCGGCCGACACCCGGCGGATGCTCGCGTCCTTCGGGACGCGCGTGGTGGTCGACACGGTGTGGACCTTCGTCCCCGGGAAGAGCCCGGCGAGCGACTCGTCGCTGCTCTCCTCGGGCGGATCGTCGAGGCGCCCGTCGGACACGACGACGAGGGCGTCGGGGCGCTCCTCGGCCGACTCGCCGAGAAATGCCGCGGCCTTGCGCAGGTCGGAGTGGGCGTCGAGGGGCTCGGTCCCTGCCGACGTGGGGCGAGGCTTCTCGGCGCCGAACCCGAGGACCGTGATGCGGGCTTGCGGGGCGCCAGCGCGGAGGCTCTCGAGCGCGCGGTCGCGGAGGGTCGCGCGTGTGCCCGCCCCGTCCCGGAGGGCGAGCGAGCGAGACTCGTCGGCGAGCACGACGATGCGCGGCCCGACGGAGCTCTCGCTCGACGACACCCGGACGGGGCGAAGCACGGCGAGGAGGAGCGCGAGCTGCGCGAGCGCGGAGAGCGCCGCGACCAGTCCGCGCCGGGACCGCTCGCTTCGGCGGAGCTCCACGGCCAAGAACACGAGCGACGCGAGCGCGAGCCCGATCGCCACCGGAGGCGCCCACGCTGGGAGATCCTGGGCGAAGCCCACTCGCGTGACGGTGGTGCCGCTCACGGCGGGCCCACGATCGCGCGGCGTCTCATGAGGAACGCCGCGTGGACCTGATCGTCTTTGTAGTTGGAGCAGAGCACGTACATCGCGACGTTCACCGCGAGCCGGATCGCGTGCTCGCGCTGCACGTCGCCGTCGGGCAGGACCGGGTGCTCCCAGGCTCCGGTGGCGCCGCGTGCGAGCGCTCCGCCGAGGTCGTGCGACGAGAAGATGACCTGCGCCTGGCCACCGCGCACGATGGCATCGAGGGTCTTCGGGCCGAGCACGCGGCCCTCCGCGCGGCGAAGCAGGTAGAACGAGCGGAAGACGACGTGCTCGGGGCCTATCGGGATGGGAGAGGCGTCCGGCAGCACCCGCGCGATTTCTCGCCGCGCGGACTGCCCGAACTCACTCGGCGCGCCCGCCGCGGACGCGCCCGCGTCGTCCACGAGGAGCACCCCACCCAACGCGAAGTAGCGCCTGAGCCCTGCGATCTCGGCCGCGGTGAGCGGCTCGACGGCCGTCTCCCCGCTCCATGTGGCGAAAGGTGCGCTCGTCAGGGAGCGATCGTCGGCGCGGACGAGCGTCGGCGCGGATTTGGCGGGGGCCGACGTGCGCTGCACGAGCTCCCACGACCACCGCGCCGGAGCCGAAGGGCGCGCCGCTCCCTTGACGCCACCGGCGAGCAGGACCCGCGGGTCGAACGCGCCCGTGTCGCCGAAGCCACGCGCCGGCTTCGGGATCGCCGCGACGAGGCCCGCGACCACCGCCAATGCCAGAACCGGGAGCGCCCGCGCCATTCCGCCTTCTTACCAGGCCTTCGGCCCGACCGCGAAGGGCGACGATCGCGGCTCGGCTCAGTCGAAGTCGTCGACGCGCCAGATCCCGGCCTCGCGGCGCAGGCGCACGTGGTGG from Myxococcales bacterium carries:
- a CDS encoding FHA domain-containing protein; amino-acid sequence: MRFRLRYLHHDVELAEGEFAVGRSATCQLSLDDPLVSRRHAVFHVSESHVTIEDLGSRNGVIVNGARVEGTTDLAVGDRVLIGSQELTLLATREGGPSTRSPATKNTVSRMTPSSGVQMPRMEDAEPSMVRRVDQFKLLGSVAEKALALGRAGEAERLLASVLADVIEASRAGRPLPVSLVDQAAKFSARLATSTGKGGWADYVIELYAAQNRPPPAAVIDELYNAMNKVTAVDVARLRDFVVQIQGRSASLGPADRFLLQRLEGLERRARSLRG
- a CDS encoding HEAT repeat domain-containing protein, whose amino-acid sequence is MRKDLLRLVGRASVAAALVSLAAPAHALVWPDVPERVERQLKAQDPSTRRAAARDLPSLGRERATPLVLRTLEDPDLDVRLAAAQAAMTLRLAAAAEAMLPWLGEREARLRLSACEMIKISPSAKAIPQLGRALGDADPQVRAAAADALGASASAEAVAPLLGKLDDPSPPVRAQVARSLARLGDARAVVPLVGKIQDSVPEVRQAVARALGGLGDARAVQALVVALRDANQEVRIEALAALGGLKGDGAVDAIASLLGDRSGPVRQGAFAALGRIGTPAAIGALVAKLGTGDDASTSLERTAVRDALVAVGPRVEPSLRPLLDRAPSAGAATSAAVVLGLLGAKGAEGDIVTALRRGTVPLAAALRALSGAGTDRSIAVVLEFVADESPLARAEALRTASILLDPERPDGRAVEPLAAALREARLTPPERIALVELLGRTGAPRAASVLGSLLSSKDAALRIGALDAIGAIGQRAASEKPTGSTKTVEEIVSEALDDKARDVRFHAALTLGNVGGPRTRDSLLGRLEGARETDRFAAFHALAGIMERAADEASVVRLGALLDLSAGPERDAILEVLSRAPLSQAVERLVSRTKPPTPAEDRRTAVAALAKRSASSPPAFDALVRALGDPDATVRAQAAWALGTSDNPAAVDALRRASGSPEPDLAQNVVASLGRLAVKAFAGRPDRVAALFCPLLDDTRSPVRENALAGLVENAAVCPDLGRVRAILKEDASDDARALAAEILARSATPDDRQLLERCAAHDSSGSVATRCREAQKGPTKPSPERGRERPVTVYVAVDGSTAARPEAPYALRYDAGYVRAGVADRRGAIVEPAARGRSLELRRPGGVR
- a CDS encoding DUF4159 domain-containing protein translates to MARALPVLALAVVAGLVAAIPKPARGFGDTGAFDPRVLLAGGVKGAARPSAPARWSWELVQRTSAPAKSAPTLVRADDRSLTSAPFATWSGETAVEPLTAAEIAGLRRYFALGGVLLVDDAGASAAGAPSEFGQSARREIARVLPDASPIPIGPEHVVFRSFYLLRRAEGRVLGPKTLDAIVRGGQAQVIFSSHDLGGALARGATGAWEHPVLPDGDVQREHAIRLAVNVAMYVLCSNYKDDQVHAAFLMRRRAIVGPP